The following are encoded in a window of Castanea sativa cultivar Marrone di Chiusa Pesio chromosome 5, ASM4071231v1 genomic DNA:
- the LOC142634017 gene encoding protein THYLAKOID ASSEMBLY 8, chloroplastic-like, protein MASSTLYQNLPFLLKPVNPLYTTRPRPRPTGATTTTAYVAIRCGPRSNRGPLMKGRILSIEAINAIQTLKRAHKSSSTTPDYSPILSRLLKADLLATLRELLRQDHCALALHAFSAVRSEYHNPDLSLYADVAAALARNRMVEDLDRLIYDLEIDCGGGGIQCDDKGLIRLIKAVIGADRRESTVRIYEMMKRSGWGSTFEADEYVVKVLSKGLRRLGEERLAVEVKGLSRANLEKLSV, encoded by the coding sequence ATGGCTTCTTCCACTCTCTACCAAAACCTCCCCTTCCTCCTCAAACCCGTTAACCCACTTTACACCACCAGACCCAGACCCAGACCCACAGGAGCCACAACCACTACCGCCTACGTTGCCATACGCTGCGGTCCACGCTCCAACCGTGGGCCCCTCATGAAAGGCCGCATCCTAAGCATCGAAGCCATCAACGCCATCCAAACTCTCAAGCGAGCTCACAAGTCCTCCTCCACCACACCCGATTACTCCCCCATCCTCTCCCGCCTCCTCAAAGCCGACCTCCTCGCTACCCTACGCGAGCTCCTACGCCAAGACCACTGCGCCCTCGCTCTCCACGCCTTCTCCGCCGTCCGATCTGAATATCACAACCCGGACTTGTCCCTCTACGCCGACGTGGCCGCCGCTCTCGCCAGGAACAGAATGGTGGAAGATCTCGACCGTCTGATTTATGACTTGGAGATAGATTGTGGGGGGGGTGGGATCCAGTGTGACGACAAGGGGCTCATCAGGTTGATCAAGGCGGTGATTGGTGCTGATAGGAGGGAATCGACGGTCAGGATTTACGAGATGATGAAGAGGAGTGGGTGGGGGTCCACTTTTGAGGCGGATGAGTATGTGGTTAAGGTTTTGAGTAAAGGGTTGAGGAGGCTTGGGGAAGAGAGGTTGGCTGTTGAGGTTAAGGGGCTCTCTAGGGCCAATTTGGAGAAATTGAGTGTGTAG